A part of Candidatus Moraniibacteriota bacterium genomic DNA contains:
- a CDS encoding glycosyltransferase family 4 protein, whose protein sequence is MSLPKKKTRILLATRPLVPPWDEASKNFAYFLAKSIQNPHVEFHLLTSDETLEGLGENCIQHPIFTDGHFDFKAKARLALFLFTQSHHFDIVHYLFTPTPFNSFLLKNFTWKRPRTIQTIATLREERWGEREWRDMFFADRLVTYTDLSKTKLEKIGFSNVERIYPGIDLERFSPRPKDTETLKKLDLSPDDFIISYVGEYARLGATDMIVDMIVRHSREGENLKFLFALRIKNEADRKKKEEIQEKLERAGVLEYVRFSDTVFDVAKLYNVADIITFPVTNMHGKFDVPLVILEAYACGKPVILSDLPLFQEFSNPRFSATIPRDNGNALWSAIQALQANPEKRKALSTSARAFVERYFDLKETAGKYQRLYKS, encoded by the coding sequence ATGTCGCTTCCCAAAAAGAAAACGCGCATTCTCCTGGCTACACGCCCCTTAGTGCCGCCGTGGGATGAAGCATCGAAAAACTTCGCCTATTTCCTTGCCAAAAGCATCCAAAATCCACACGTCGAATTTCACCTCCTCACTTCCGATGAAACACTCGAGGGATTGGGGGAAAATTGCATACAACACCCGATTTTTACGGACGGACATTTTGATTTCAAAGCGAAAGCGCGCCTCGCGCTGTTTCTTTTTACGCAAAGCCACCACTTCGACATCGTCCACTATCTATTCACGCCAACCCCATTCAATTCGTTTCTCCTTAAGAACTTCACATGGAAACGCCCGCGAACGATTCAAACAATTGCCACACTGCGCGAAGAGCGTTGGGGTGAGCGAGAATGGAGAGACATGTTCTTTGCCGACCGACTGGTCACCTACACAGATCTTTCAAAAACAAAACTCGAAAAGATAGGGTTCTCAAATGTGGAAAGAATATATCCGGGAATAGACCTTGAAAGATTTTCTCCGAGACCAAAAGACACAGAAACTCTCAAAAAACTCGACCTCTCTCCCGACGATTTCATCATCTCCTATGTCGGCGAATACGCCCGCCTCGGTGCGACCGATATGATTGTCGACATGATTGTTCGTCATTCCCGCGAAGGCGAGAATCTAAAATTCCTCTTCGCTCTTCGCATCAAGAATGAAGCCGACCGAAAGAAGAAGGAAGAGATTCAGGAAAAACTCGAGCGTGCTGGCGTCCTCGAATACGTCCGATTCAGCGACACGGTTTTCGATGTTGCCAAACTCTACAATGTTGCCGATATCATCACGTTCCCCGTCACCAATATGCACGGAAAATTCGACGTGCCGCTCGTTATCCTCGAAGCCTATGCCTGTGGGAAGCCGGTCATCCTCTCCGACCTTCCTCTTTTCCAAGAGTTCTCAAATCCGAGATTTTCTGCTACCATTCCTCGTGACAATGGCAATGCCCTCTGGAGCGCTATTCAGGCGTTGCAAGCCAATCCAGAGAAAAGAAAAGCCCTCAGCACGAGTGCGAGGGCGTTTGTGGAGAGGTACTTTGACCTCAAGGAAACAGCAGGGAAATATCAGAGACTATACAAATCCTGA
- a CDS encoding glycosyltransferase family 4 protein produces MPLRILFISRAYPPIVGGIENQNAALSLWLKEHAEITTIANRFGKKFLPIFLPYALCRALFLSRKYDAVLLGDGVLSVVGWAVKICFPKKAVLSVIHGLDITYPLFIYQALWVRIFIPKLDRLIAVGNETIMLGVHHGIAKEKFEFVPNGIDPQKHYNPNFTRKDLEGIIGDVRKDATVILTSGRLARRKGVAWFIRNVFPTLPRETVYIVAGDGADRDNIRNAIEETKTFERVKLLGYVSDRARDILMNTCDIFVQPNIHIPGDVEGFGITPIEAASCGIPVIVSRLEGLKDAFTDHQNGILAEPEDATDWKEKIEHFIVNKEEREIFGERARHYTVKHFNWKTIATCYAGIIKDTIVQITGERELHL; encoded by the coding sequence ATGCCTCTTCGTATTCTCTTTATTTCTCGTGCGTATCCACCGATTGTTGGTGGCATCGAAAATCAAAATGCCGCGCTCTCTCTCTGGCTCAAAGAACACGCTGAGATTACCACGATAGCCAATCGATTCGGCAAGAAATTCCTGCCGATTTTCTTGCCCTATGCCCTCTGCCGAGCGCTTTTTCTGTCGCGAAAATATGACGCCGTGCTCCTTGGCGACGGCGTTCTCTCCGTAGTTGGCTGGGCGGTAAAGATTTGCTTTCCAAAAAAAGCCGTACTCTCCGTTATTCACGGACTCGACATCACCTATCCACTCTTTATCTATCAGGCACTCTGGGTTCGCATCTTCATCCCGAAGCTCGACCGACTCATCGCTGTCGGCAATGAAACCATCATGCTCGGCGTCCATCATGGAATAGCCAAGGAAAAATTCGAATTCGTCCCCAACGGTATCGACCCGCAAAAACACTACAACCCAAACTTCACCCGCAAGGACCTTGAAGGCATCATCGGTGATGTGCGCAAAGATGCAACGGTCATCCTTACATCAGGGAGACTCGCTCGTCGCAAAGGTGTCGCCTGGTTTATCCGAAATGTCTTCCCAACACTCCCAAGAGAAACCGTCTATATCGTCGCCGGAGACGGTGCCGACCGCGACAATATCCGAAATGCCATCGAAGAAACCAAAACATTCGAGCGCGTGAAACTCCTCGGGTATGTGAGCGACCGCGCACGAGACATCCTCATGAATACCTGTGATATATTCGTCCAACCGAATATCCACATACCAGGCGATGTCGAAGGCTTTGGCATCACCCCGATAGAAGCAGCATCCTGCGGCATTCCCGTCATTGTCTCGCGTCTCGAAGGACTCAAGGATGCCTTCACGGATCATCAAAACGGTATCCTCGCCGAACCGGAAGACGCCACAGATTGGAAGGAAAAAATCGAGCACTTCATCGTCAACAAAGAAGAACGAGAGATCTTTGGTGAACGAGCCAGACACTACACTGTCAAGCACTTCAATTGGAAAACGATTGCCACATGCTATGCCGGCATTATCAAAGACACGATTGTGCAAATAACCGGCGAACGCGAACTCCACCTATGA
- a CDS encoding glycosyltransferase, which translates to MKLVINIPAFNEAEKIGETIRRIPRSFEGIDKVVVHVVDDGSNDNTGSIAREAGADRVIIHSRNRGLGRAFRTSVETALESDTDIMVNIDADGQFDPNDIGTLIAPILSGEADIVSADRFGEHAAQNIPLVKDRLNRLAASLISRFLKTPIQDLTCGFRAYSRESLLRLNLLENFTYTQEVIIDAIGKGLKIIWIPVPVTYFAGRKSKMTKSIVNYIRQSSRIIVKAVRDVRPMKFFGIPGFTLIGIAFLLFCTFFVFYIQDFKISPYRNYLFFSALFFIIGLQFVVFALLADMVKSNRRLIEEQLYLTKKKTYKK; encoded by the coding sequence ATGAAACTTGTTATCAATATTCCCGCGTTCAACGAGGCGGAAAAGATCGGTGAAACGATACGGAGAATTCCCCGATCATTCGAGGGCATCGACAAGGTGGTCGTGCATGTTGTCGATGATGGATCAAACGACAATACCGGCTCAATCGCTCGAGAAGCAGGCGCCGACCGCGTGATCATACACTCACGCAACCGGGGACTCGGAAGAGCCTTTCGCACCTCGGTCGAGACAGCGCTCGAATCAGATACGGACATCATGGTAAACATCGACGCCGATGGACAGTTCGATCCCAACGATATTGGTACACTCATTGCGCCCATACTCTCAGGAGAGGCGGACATCGTAAGTGCCGACCGTTTCGGCGAACACGCCGCACAAAATATTCCCCTCGTCAAAGATCGCCTCAACCGTCTCGCTGCAAGCCTTATATCCAGATTTCTCAAAACACCAATACAAGATCTCACTTGCGGCTTCCGCGCCTACAGTCGTGAGTCGCTCTTGCGTCTCAATCTCCTCGAGAATTTCACCTACACACAAGAAGTTATCATCGACGCAATTGGCAAAGGACTCAAGATTATCTGGATTCCTGTTCCCGTCACCTATTTCGCTGGACGGAAATCCAAAATGACGAAGAGCATCGTAAACTATATCCGACAAAGCTCACGCATCATCGTAAAAGCCGTGCGAGACGTTCGCCCGATGAAGTTCTTCGGCATCCCCGGCTTCACCCTCATCGGCATCGCGTTTCTCCTGTTTTGCACCTTCTTTGTTTTCTATATTCAAGACTTCAAAATTTCCCCCTATCGAAACTACCTCTTTTTTTCCGCACTCTTCTTTATCATCGGACTCCAGTTCGTCGTTTTCGCTCTCCTTGCCGATATGGTCAAATCCAACCGTCGCCTCATCGAAGAACAGCTCTATCTCACAAAGAAAAAAACATACAAAAAATGA
- a CDS encoding nucleotide sugar dehydrogenase, with translation MKEGEKKNTTVGIVGLGYVGLPLAVRAKERGYDVVGFDLDEKKNALISRGKSPIEDQYLEENLPKYPFSTSSDPHTLKRADIILVCVPTPVDEMYAPDLTPVIGAMETIAGNLKKGALVVLESTVNPGVSEEVVVPLFEKAGHIINKDVFIAHCPERINPGDEVWNVTNIPRVVGSLDAIGLKRALDFYQSIIDGEIRPMKSIREAEAVKVVENSFRDINIAFVNELARSFDRLGIDVTDVIRGAATKPFSFLAHFPSCGVGGHCIPVDPYYLIERAKKAGFDHKFLRLAREINNDMPDYTVELLQDALNTVKLPLNGTTIGVLGIAYKANIDDVRESPSVRIIEHLKKHQAKVETFDPHILDRSSLKSLDAILKKSTALILATDHAEFKEAITPTLLKKHKIKVFIDGKNAFDKNLFRKSGIVYKGIGR, from the coding sequence ATGAAAGAAGGTGAGAAAAAAAATACAACCGTTGGTATTGTCGGATTGGGATATGTGGGATTGCCACTTGCTGTACGTGCAAAAGAACGAGGATACGATGTTGTCGGATTTGATCTCGACGAAAAAAAGAACGCCCTCATCAGCCGAGGAAAAAGCCCTATCGAAGATCAGTACCTCGAAGAGAACCTTCCAAAATATCCTTTCTCCACTTCTTCCGATCCACATACACTCAAACGCGCGGATATCATCCTCGTCTGCGTCCCGACACCCGTCGATGAAATGTACGCGCCCGATCTGACACCCGTCATTGGTGCCATGGAGACTATCGCTGGGAATCTCAAGAAGGGCGCGCTCGTCGTACTCGAGTCAACCGTCAATCCCGGCGTTTCCGAAGAAGTTGTTGTTCCCCTTTTTGAAAAAGCGGGACACATCATCAACAAAGATGTCTTCATTGCTCACTGTCCCGAGCGCATCAATCCGGGAGACGAGGTATGGAATGTCACCAATATCCCTCGCGTCGTCGGTTCACTCGATGCCATCGGACTCAAACGCGCCCTTGATTTCTATCAGTCTATAATTGACGGTGAAATCCGCCCTATGAAGTCCATCCGCGAAGCCGAAGCGGTCAAGGTGGTTGAAAATTCCTTTCGAGATATAAATATCGCCTTCGTCAATGAGCTTGCCCGATCCTTCGACCGACTCGGTATTGATGTCACTGACGTTATCCGCGGTGCTGCAACCAAGCCATTCTCTTTCCTTGCACACTTCCCTTCCTGTGGCGTCGGCGGTCACTGCATTCCAGTCGATCCCTACTATTTGATAGAGCGCGCCAAGAAAGCCGGATTCGATCACAAATTCCTGCGTCTTGCCCGAGAAATCAACAATGACATGCCAGATTATACGGTCGAGCTCCTCCAAGATGCGCTCAACACGGTTAAGCTCCCTCTCAATGGCACCACTATTGGCGTTCTCGGCATCGCCTACAAAGCGAATATCGACGACGTGCGCGAATCACCATCCGTGCGCATCATCGAGCATCTCAAGAAACACCAAGCAAAAGTAGAAACTTTCGATCCGCATATTCTCGATCGCTCAAGCCTGAAGTCTCTCGACGCCATACTCAAGAAATCCACCGCGCTCATCCTCGCAACCGATCATGCGGAATTCAAAGAAGCAATTACCCCCACTCTTCTCAAGAAACACAAGATTAAAGTTTTCATCGATGGCAAGAACGCGTTTGATAAAAATTTGTTCCGAAAGTCCGGAATCGTCTACAAAGGTATCGGGCGATAG